The genome window TATTagtcttttaattctttaattattgGCCAGTTTGAATGCAGGGGTGTAGATAATGAAATAGGAGAACAAATTCAACAACTTCGCACATTAATATTTAAACAGGCTGATTGAAATATGATTTGATTTACAAAGTTTAGCATAATCCTTATTATTCTTATGTATTCAAAAATTGATTTGGGGTAGATATCTATTAGAGACAAACAATATCAAAGGACAAAATTTGGTTTTATGAATATGTCTTCAATATATAAGTTTCTTATACGTGTTTATCAATGGGTTGCAAGAAAGGCATGTTTTGGATCATGGGTGAGAGATGAAAGACTTTGAAGTCAGTGGCATTCTGAACACTACTGCATTTTatcaacttgtttattttttgaaactttcATTATCTGTTTGTAAGGTTGTCGTAGCATTATATCTTCAGGTTGATAGACAGTTCCTGGAACAGTAAACATATCAGAAAACGGTTGTTGATTGAGTTACCATAGTTACTTAGAAAACAATGACTCTTTGGTTAGCTGATTTTAATTTTGGTCAAAAGTATGCATTCTGCTGCAACACTTACTAGTACAGTCATATTGGAACAGTCATCAAGATATAatggttaaaacaaaaaagaaaaaacaaaacagcaacaaaaaatggtATAACATCtatgataattaaatgaaataatgaggtTAAAGCTCAGTCACAAGGTCTTTGCTAAACCAGTGACTGGCAATGAGCAGTATGATTCATTTTCAGATCAATCCGGTCCTTCCTCCTGTAGCTGCAGATTGAGTCAAACCTCTGCAGTTCCTGCAATTTGTAGGAAACTACTGTTTCaacaaaatgtgatacatttATGGCACAGAAATGGTTTTGGCAATGTTGATGCATGTTTGTTAGACAACCAGAAAAGTTTTCTGCAAAGCTCGAGAGATCTCTTTGTACCCCAGTTTTCCATTTGTGTCATATACAAGGTAAAGCCCATCTTGCTCTAGATAGAAGTTTATTACTGAGTCAGAACCTGAGTAAATTCTTGCTTAGGATGTTGTCTTTCCAGAGCAGAGGAGTAAACTGTTCTTATTTTCTTCCCTCAGGAAAATGGACTCGGACATCTCACAAGCCTTCCAGAAAGAACTCACCTGCCTCATCTGCATTAACTACCTTATAGACCCAGTCACCATAGGCTGTGGGCACAGCTTTTGTAGGCCATGTCTCTGCCTTTCCTGGGAAGAAGCCCAAATCCCTTCCCCTTGCCCAATGTGCAGGGAACCATCACAGGCAACAGATTTCAAAACCAATATTCTTCTGAAGAATCTGGTGGCCATTGCCAGAAAAGCCAGTCTCTGGCAATTCCTGAGTTCCGAGGAACACATGTGTGGGACCCACAAGCAGACAAAGAAGATCTTCTGTGAAGAGGACAAGAACCTGCTGTGTGTGCTGTGCTCTCACTCTCAGGGGCACGAGGCTCACAGACACTGTTCCATTGAAGAGGCTGCTGAGGAACACCGGGTAAGTGGTGCCTCTGAGCTTCCTTTTTGGAAGCTGGAGGAGAGTAGAGCTAAGAGATTATAAGGACGATGAGGGTCATGATGATGATTAATTCATTCTTTACTGAGGGTCCGGTACTGTTCTAGGATCCAATTATACAGCCgtgaataaaatacataaatatacctACTTTAACAGATAGCACTGAAAGAGAGGGTGATTAAGTTAATGGCTAGTATTATTTTGACTATACAGGATAATGCTCAAAGTACTGTACAGCTACTAATACTACAAGTGCAACATGGCTTTTATATAGGAAATATATTTAGTAACACTGGACAAGTAACTTTAAAAACAGTACACTGGAAATAGTAGGGGACTAGCATCAGTAGACTcagatttttatttgattttaaggaaattattttttaattgatatgactgattgtacatatttatgggatatagattagatttcaatacatgtgtgcaGTTTGCGAAGATCAAGTCAGAGTAATCAGtgtatttatcattgcaaaactttatcatttcttcatgatgagaacctttgagctcctctcttctaaccattttagaacatacagtaaataaatgttaattacataTGCCTAGGATTACTATACATCACTAGAACTTTTTTCCTATCAGCCTGTAAtgttgtgtccattaaccaggcTCTACGGATTTTCAGGCAGTATGTTTACCTGAAAATTAGCCATATTACATGATACTTTTGTCAATTTCCCCAGCCAAATAATTACATTTCATCTTGCGGTTCTACAGTTCAAAATCCCTTAGAATTGATAATTCTGCGAGGGCAAGCAAAGAAGGATTTTGATTGTTGCACTCTCTCTAATGTACTTATATCTGACATTTCTTGTCTCTCTCTATCAGTTAAAGTCTTAGATCTATGGTGTTTGATCTATGGTGCTCAAATGTATAGTTCTTTTGCAGGAGAAGCTCATAAAGAATATGAGGACTTTATGGAAAAAGattcaacaaaatcagagaaATCTAGTTGTGGAAAGCAGAATAATAAGCCAGTGGATGGTAAGTATGAAACAATGCTACCCTCAGAACCAGCTTGACATAGATATGCTAGACCCTTTTCCATTGGGAACTTAAACTGAAATCCTCATATGTGACGAGAGTctgtattatgtattttaataggaaaaaatattcaacttttccatgtaatatttgtTAAAGTGTACAGGAAATATTTCTCAGATAGGTTCAAGATCAATCAGAATTCTGAAGGACAAGTAGGTGTTTAAAACACATGGGTATTTCAGGCAGATATTTCTGTGTGAGATGAACTCTTTAAATTAAAGTGTATATACCTGGAAATTGAAGGTATTTCATAATGCTCAATACAATGATGTctagggagagaaaaggaggggtatgaataataattttaaaaatgtgcctgTGATGGTGGAAACTGATAGCTCAGGACCTAGGCAATAATATTGGTTCAAGTAGAAGAAAACTGAACATAATGAAAACCTCAGGAAAAAGGGCCaaaggtgggggggtggggggtgaaactagggaaaatgagagaaagaatgaggAGATACTAATGGAATGAAAATTAATGTTCTTAAAATGGCAGGATAATATAGAGCTCATGGCCTTAGAGAACAGGAAAATAGAAATGAGGATAGAGATCAATCTGAGGGCTTGGGATTAGAAATgttataaagatatttttttcttgtctgatggTTTCTGATCTTGAATATAATATACATCATTTTTGCTAAGAGTGATGGATTCTTCAGACTGTAAAGTAAGGAGTTCTGAGACTAGAGACTAATTTAGTAACATATCAGAATACACTACATGCAAAGATATAACAGTCGATCATAACTTCCATTTGTTTTCAGGTGTATTTCAGATTTGAGAGGATGTATACTAAAGATATTAAATCTGAAAGGTTTTTCTACAGGTGTTTCAAGAATTCATGAATTAGATAAAATTTGAGAGAGGCCttggttctttatatttttaataaataatagaaaataaatgaagtaaggAGCAGGATGAATTTGTGGATTCTGAGAAGTGCAAGGACATGAATTAGGGTATGTGTAGCTGATTGGTAGAGAACGAGTCATAGAGAAAGAGATAACTTTATGTGGAGGAGGAAAAAGTGGGATTGGATTTGTGATCTAGGAAATCTATGTCCCTGCAGTGCTATGTGTATCTACGGGCAGAGATGACCAGGGGTGAGTATAGAAAGCTGCATCCAGTTTCCTgtgaggaagaaaaacaatatatagaGAAACTGAAAAAGGAACGCGAAGAGATTTTACAAAAACTCAAGAGATGTGAGGCCAAAATGGCACAAAAGAGGAAACACCTAAAAGAATTGTATCAGGAACTGATAGAAATGTGCCATAAACCAGATGTGGAGCTGCTCCAGGTAAGAACTAAGGAAATGccttgaaatatttcatattagCTGACTTTCACATTTTTGCCCTCCGTTATTTACTTGGTACCAGAGATGTATTTCTTCATCTCCTGCATCTATGGTGAGGGTCTTTCTCATCTGAGAAGAATAGAGGTAAACTAACTCTTAACTTGACCATTAACACCAAGCTTCATGGAactataaaagtttatttttcaggaaatctTCCTTCCTACAATCCTTCTTATCCTGCACTTCTCTAAAAATCGAAAAGGAGCAACTTACCCACGTAAATTCAGTCTTTATCTCCACTGAGCAATATCTATTAATTTGGTAAAAGCTAACATTcactttttcctttggttttgaATTCCTAGTTTTGAAATGCTCTTAATTTAACACACATTACCCTTTGGGGACAAGCCCTGGGATAGACTACTTTGCAGACAGCTGGTGGTTTGTAGTACTACACAGTtactaatgtatttatttttcttcatcagcTCAAGACTCTGAATTCATTCAGAATCTACATTCTGTCAATATGTTTTACTGGGATTATCCTTAGAGATGAAAATGGATTTACAAAAAGGGTGGGGGTGATGGTGGTTTGTACTCTTCTAAACTTTCCTAAGACCAAAGGCTGGATGGGCAGAATAACCGATTTCTTCAGAAGtctaagcttttctttttctctctacagGACTTTGGAGACACATTGACAAGGTAAGTCTGGCCTTCAGTGCAAACTGGAGCACCGTGAGTGCTGTGAAAGCAATCAAGCTGTTTCTAACAAAGGTAAAAcagtttattaagaaaataaattttgtgtgtgcacacacgtgttcATTTGTgtattgttgaatatgttttcctatCCTCTTTTATCAGAAGttagtgttattttttttctcctatgtgaCTCAGGGATCTACATTTTGAAAGGTCCAATGCAGAAGTTTCTAGAAGACATTTACCCTTGTCTTTAGGATTCAAAATCGTAAGCATAATTGAAGTGAATAAACTACTCTGTTGCAGATGGTAAGTGAAAGAGACAAGTACCTCTGAGAggcaggggaggaaagagaagaatagTAAGAACGACTCCCTAAGAAGGCCTCAGCCCTATTCCAGGACTGTGTATGCACACTGCAATATCAGAGAAGGTTTTAATGAAGTATTTTTAGTTGTAATCTGTCATTTCTTAAACACTGGCACCAGAAAGATTAAGTAGCTAAATCTTCTTTTCTTCAGGAGTGAGTCTGTGCAGCTGCCCCAGCTTGTGAATCCAGAGCTTAGCGCGTGGTTCATCACTGGACTGATGGACAAGCTCAACTGCTTCCGAGGTGAGTGTCAGTCCATTGGTGGGACCACCACACAGTGTCTTCAGTAATGGTTTTCCATGGGCAATCTTTCCCTCTTTAATGATCTTTTGTTTGGGAGAAGAAAGCAGCCTGTGAATAGGCATTTATAGTTACAGTTGTACTAAATTAAAGCTGGTAAAATGATAATGTGATTCagttagtgttttatttttaaatattttttagttaaaGTTTCATAGTAATTACATTTGTAATAATGTGCATTTTAATAGATATAACTATGTAATTAGAAAAATACATGAGTAAAATTACATAATGATATGCAGAAACCAGGATTTATGAAGAGCAGTAAGGCAATATGGTCGTTGGTGAGGCCTTATATAGAACTCCATTACAGACCACAATCAGTCTAGCAGGGAAAAGACTAGGCTTGATGTGGGATCAGACATAAAATTCAGATAGTTCTTAGAGGGAAATTACTCCTCAGAAGGcacattcagattttcttttcattttaaatgtgaatttgcTAGCCTAACTCTCATATTATAATATCCCTGGCAAAGTGTTATCCTTAAAGAATGTCTCTCACCTTCCCCTCGCCCTGTTCCCTGCCTTGAGAGAGGAAAAGCAGTGAAGGTAACATTTAAAGGTAACATTTAAAGGAATGGACTTGGCCGCAATGCACAATTTTCCAGCTTTTCACATGACTCCTTCTCCTTTATAATCTCTGAATTTTCAGGAATTGTTTTCATTGTGGTTAgccatttatttcttctgtggaTATACAAGCATCCCTTGAATCTAACAGTTTTCCAGGTACAAGTATTCCTCTAATCTTGAACAGTATTTTCCAGTGAGACTTTAGGTAAACTCTCTCATTTcacaagaatttaaaaactggtttcaactggaatatttattctcttctttccaCAGTGGACATTTCCTTCAGTAATGAAATAACCAATCACAACATCAGGCTGTTTGACAATGTGAGAAGTCTGGTGTTTAGACATGTCCATCAAGATGCGTCTTTGAGTTCTGACAGATCTAACTATTTTGCTGCATGGGGAGCCCAGAGTTTCACCACTGGAAAACATTACTGGGAGCTGGATGTGAACGACTGTTGGGACTGGGCTCTAGGAGTCTGTAAGGATTCTG of Cynocephalus volans isolate mCynVol1 chromosome 4, mCynVol1.pri, whole genome shotgun sequence contains these proteins:
- the LOC134376148 gene encoding tripartite motif-containing protein 43-like produces the protein MDSDISQAFQKELTCLICINYLIDPVTIGCGHSFCRPCLCLSWEEAQIPSPCPMCREPSQATDFKTNILLKNLVAIARKASLWQFLSSEEHMCGTHKQTKKIFCEEDKNLLCVLCSHSQGHEAHRHCSIEEAAEEHREKLIKNMRTLWKKIQQNQRNLVVESRIISQWMCYVYLRAEMTRGEYRKLHPVSCEEEKQYIEKLKKEREEILQKLKRCEAKMAQKRKHLKELYQELIEMCHKPDVELLQDFGDTLTRSESVQLPQLVNPELSAWFITGLMDKLNCFRVDISFSNEITNHNIRLFDNVRSLVFRHVHQDASLSSDRSNYFAAWGAQSFTTGKHYWELDVNDCWDWALGVCKDSGIRGNSKLIGSGDMFLLLCVKEGNHYGLLTTSPIFPHYIEKPLGKVGVFLDFESGSVSFVNVAKSSLMWKYPTGSFNFPVRPFFCTGHT